In Methanomicrobium antiquum, one DNA window encodes the following:
- the purM gene encoding phosphoribosylformylglycinamidine cyclo-ligase: MSEYVKDVQEKPKAGHSYRDAGVDIDLEADGVKALVKMLTFRRKGSFEMCSNLGHFAGLVEFGDYALALAVDGVGTKMLIADVMQDWSTLGIDCIAMNVNDLYVMNIEPVAFVDYIATEHVETFKMEQIGKGLNEGARLSNMNLIGGETATLKGIVNGLDLAGTCLGIQKKDKIITGAKIVPGDLIIGVPSSGIHSNGLTLARKIVEDCGSYDMMMPWKKTLGEELLTPTRIYSEVLKVTAECEVSGMCHITGGGLRNLTRLGKFGFDITSPVKPQPVYEWMQEAGNVDSHEMYRTFNMGMGYVFVVPESEAEKVLKIVSDAKVVGKIREEEGIWLKGEPFS, translated from the coding sequence ATGAGTGAATATGTAAAAGATGTGCAGGAAAAGCCTAAGGCTGGTCATTCCTATCGTGATGCAGGAGTTGACATTGACCTGGAGGCTGACGGTGTAAAAGCACTTGTCAAAATGCTTACATTCCGCAGAAAGGGAAGCTTTGAGATGTGCAGTAATCTTGGTCACTTTGCCGGTCTTGTTGAGTTTGGGGATTATGCTCTTGCTCTTGCAGTTGATGGTGTGGGAACAAAGATGCTTATTGCGGATGTCATGCAGGACTGGTCAACGCTTGGAATTGACTGCATTGCAATGAATGTCAATGATCTTTATGTGATGAACATTGAGCCTGTTGCATTTGTTGATTATATCGCAACCGAACATGTGGAGACATTTAAGATGGAACAGATTGGAAAGGGCTTAAATGAGGGTGCAAGGCTTTCCAATATGAATCTTATCGGCGGCGAGACTGCAACACTTAAGGGAATTGTAAACGGGCTTGATCTTGCAGGAACATGCCTTGGAATACAAAAGAAGGACAAAATAATAACCGGCGCCAAAATTGTGCCGGGAGATCTTATAATCGGAGTTCCTTCAAGCGGTATTCACTCAAACGGTCTTACGCTTGCAAGAAAAATTGTTGAGGACTGTGGTTCATATGATATGATGATGCCCTGGAAAAAGACTCTTGGTGAGGAGCTTTTAACACCCACAAGGATTTACAGCGAAGTTCTCAAGGTAACTGCAGAATGTGAGGTTTCCGGCATGTGCCATATCACAGGCGGTGGTCTTCGAAACTTAACCCGTCTTGGAAAATTCGGGTTTGACATAACAAGTCCGGTTAAACCCCAGCCTGTATATGAATGGATGCAGGAGGCAGGCAATGTCGATTCCCATGAGATGTACCGGACCTTCAATATGGGAATGGGGTATGTTTTTGTTGTTCCTGAATCTGAAGCTGAGAAGGTTTTAAAGATTGTATCTGATGCAAAGGTTGTTGGAAAAATAAGGGAAGAAGAAGGAATCTGGCTTAAAGGAGAACCTTTCAGTTAA
- a CDS encoding Vms1/Ankzf1 family peptidyl-tRNA hydrolase, whose translation MIPRFFTKELQEKIETLEKRTAELEKENEKLRKRLFKRKEKIESQPALYQETAEELKRAKTVIESLENKIQALTDEKDNKNQKTSIQNFSLSKKESLDFLEKIQTIKSQSNTFYSVYLTPNETELLRNYAGGDIFGDEIIDFADGIKSETGLIGFFDSSPLSVACFFSSPPFPPKKSEIFKDSIFLTKQAEDIFSKNRQTAFILAHAGESVIGIASESGLIKSELIKTGVKEKHSKGGWSQKRFERLREEDIRRHIEKAGESFKELLAEYKGITDEIIISGDKKTGFDIAGYSGDEFKDINRIYRHFDTKPDRYAGEKLAKDIWSARWYRL comes from the coding sequence ATGATCCCCCGCTTTTTTACAAAAGAACTCCAGGAAAAAATTGAAACTCTTGAGAAAAGAACTGCAGAGCTTGAAAAGGAGAATGAAAAACTCAGAAAGCGGCTCTTTAAAAGAAAGGAGAAAATAGAATCCCAACCGGCCTTATACCAGGAGACTGCTGAAGAGCTAAAGCGGGCAAAGACTGTAATTGAATCACTGGAAAATAAGATACAGGCTCTTACAGATGAAAAAGACAATAAAAACCAAAAAACATCCATTCAAAATTTTTCTCTTTCAAAAAAGGAGTCCCTTGACTTTTTAGAGAAAATTCAGACGATAAAAAGTCAAAGCAATACATTTTATTCTGTATATCTTACTCCAAACGAAACAGAACTTCTCAGAAATTATGCAGGCGGAGATATTTTTGGAGATGAGATTATAGATTTTGCAGACGGGATAAAGTCAGAGACCGGACTCATCGGTTTTTTTGACTCATCACCCTTATCAGTTGCCTGTTTTTTTTCATCGCCGCCATTTCCTCCAAAAAAATCAGAGATCTTTAAGGACAGCATTTTTCTGACAAAACAGGCAGAGGATATTTTTTCAAAAAACCGCCAGACTGCCTTTATACTTGCACATGCAGGTGAATCAGTCATCGGAATTGCATCAGAGTCCGGACTTATCAAGTCTGAGCTTATAAAAACCGGCGTTAAGGAGAAGCACTCAAAAGGCGGATGGTCACAGAAACGTTTTGAACGCTTAAGAGAAGAGGATATCCGCCGCCACATTGAAAAAGCTGGAGAATCATTCAAAGAGCTCCTAGCAGAGTATAAAGGGATAACTGACGAGATTATAATTTCAGGCGATAAAAAAACCGGTTTTGATATTGCCGGATATTCAGGAGATGAATTCAAGGATATTAATCGAATTTACAGGCATTTTGATACAAAACCGGACAGATATGCAGGAGAAAAACTTGCAAAAGATATTTGGTCGGCAAGATGGTACAGGCTTTGA
- a CDS encoding ZPR1 zinc finger domain-containing protein: MIVAPCPLCKKDIHYIYQTERIPYFSEVLLANAVCDCGFRSVDTFVIGDGEPVRYTFKVEEPDDLFARVIRSSTASMEIPEFGISVDPGPLCEAFISNVEGVLMRFDGALDTIFLSADEEEKTKINALKKRIADAREGNEIFTLIVQDQDGNSGIVSKKAVKSKPVPDE, from the coding sequence GTGATAGTCGCACCCTGTCCACTTTGTAAAAAAGATATTCATTATATATACCAGACAGAAAGAATTCCATATTTTTCAGAGGTTTTGCTTGCAAACGCCGTCTGTGACTGCGGATTTCGTTCTGTTGACACTTTTGTAATTGGTGATGGCGAACCTGTCAGGTATACCTTTAAAGTTGAAGAGCCGGATGACCTTTTTGCCCGCGTTATCAGAAGCAGTACTGCATCAATGGAAATTCCGGAATTTGGGATTTCAGTTGATCCCGGACCTTTGTGTGAGGCATTCATATCAAATGTTGAAGGAGTGCTGATGCGTTTTGACGGTGCACTTGACACTATTTTTTTAAGTGCGGATGAAGAGGAAAAAACCAAAATAAACGCATTAAAGAAAAGAATTGCCGATGCCCGCGAGGGTAATGAAATATTTACACTAATTGTTCAGGACCAGGATGGAAACAGCGGAATTGTGAGCAAAAAGGCTGTTAAATCAAAACCAGTTCCGGATGAATGA
- a CDS encoding cell division protein SepF — translation MVKISSLFKRNNQADESDYMELDLASIETSNSSGPASMYVKIATINEIRDTPRIKDEVYNGNIVIVDIGRLKMDKITYERVLKDLREVAADVNGDIVGLGEQKYVVVTPMSVKVSREKIGGA, via the coding sequence ATGGTAAAAATTTCATCGCTCTTCAAAAGGAATAATCAGGCTGATGAATCAGACTACATGGAACTTGATCTTGCATCTATTGAAACTTCAAATTCCAGCGGTCCTGCTTCAATGTACGTCAAAATAGCGACAATAAACGAAATTCGCGACACTCCAAGAATTAAGGACGAAGTGTACAACGGAAACATAGTAATTGTGGATATCGGACGCTTAAAGATGGATAAAATCACCTATGAACGTGTTTTAAAGGATTTAAGAGAAGTTGCAGCAGATGTTAACGGTGATATTGTAGGTCTTGGAGAGCAGAAATACGTTGTAGTAACCCCGATGTCAGTTAAAGTCTCCCGTGAGAAGATTGGAGGAGCCTGA
- a CDS encoding RNA-binding protein, which translates to MGKITVRKRYAVRKSKLSKIYGNLSENIGDSADLFRSDRVEIVETTGDAVIYLVDKKPHLMEIEGEIFPTLKGCVEKPFPERHAVVDTGAVAFMAKGADLMRPGIVTATEDIKANKPFVIVDENHKKPLAVGIALMDYAAMIAMESGKVAKNIHYVGDDIWNIEI; encoded by the coding sequence ATGGGTAAAATAACTGTCAGAAAAAGATACGCTGTCAGAAAGTCAAAATTATCGAAAATTTACGGGAATCTTTCAGAAAATATTGGGGACTCCGCAGATCTTTTCAGGTCAGACAGAGTTGAGATTGTTGAGACAACAGGTGATGCTGTAATCTACCTGGTGGACAAAAAACCACATCTGATGGAGATAGAAGGCGAAATTTTTCCAACACTAAAGGGGTGTGTTGAAAAACCGTTTCCTGAAAGGCATGCTGTGGTAGATACCGGCGCAGTTGCATTCATGGCAAAGGGTGCTGATCTCATGCGGCCAGGTATTGTAACGGCAACTGAGGACATAAAAGCGAATAAACCTTTTGTGATAGTTGATGAGAATCACAAAAAGCCTCTGGCAGTCGGAATCGCACTCATGGACTATGCCGCAATGATTGCTATGGAGAGCGGAAAAGTAGCCAAAAACATCCACTATGTCGGTGACGACATCTGGAATATCGAAATCTGA
- a CDS encoding LSM domain-containing protein, protein MTQRPLEILDKALNQKPVIVSLKGGREIRGVLQGYDIHMNLVLENAEEEFEGVTSKAGTLIVRGDNVIYISPSVN, encoded by the coding sequence ATGACACAAAGACCGTTGGAAATTTTAGATAAGGCTCTTAATCAAAAGCCCGTTATCGTAAGCCTGAAAGGCGGCAGAGAAATCCGTGGAGTCCTTCAGGGCTACGATATTCATATGAATCTTGTACTTGAGAACGCAGAAGAGGAATTTGAGGGTGTTACTTCAAAAGCAGGCACTCTCATTGTCCGCGGTGATAATGTAATTTACATCTCACCATCAGTAAACTGA
- a CDS encoding 50S ribosomal protein L37e, with translation MSKGTPSRGKRQTQTHIVCRRCGKMSYHKRHKVCSACGFGRSSKMRKYNWVTKKSINPTH, from the coding sequence ATGAGCAAAGGAACTCCCTCAAGGGGAAAAAGGCAGACACAGACACACATTGTCTGCAGAAGATGCGGAAAGATGTCATACCACAAACGCCATAAGGTATGCTCTGCATGTGGCTTTGGCAGATCAAGCAAAATGCGCAAGTACAACTGGGTAACCAAGAAATCAATCAACCCAACCCACTAA
- the purF gene encoding amidophosphoribosyltransferase translates to MCGIVGIVDAGGVSYPLYYALYALQHRGQESAGITTFDGKALHKHKAQGLVAEVFDVDSLSGLLGNAGIGHVRYPTTGEKIPENIQPFNFTFQKKKISIAHNGNLTNTQDLRREFEERGQIFCTSTDTEVIGNIIVDELRHSSSMQDAVLACMKRLEGSYSVVVLIDDKIYAFRDPLGIRPLCLGKTPEGYIVCSESVAVDALNGEFIRDVKPGEMITISKEGIKCVQIAQASCCGFCIFEYIYFARADSVIDGQLVYDVRRRIGKSLHLEAPVDADIISPVPDSGTAHATGYSESSGIPFREGLIKNRYIGRTFIMPNQKARENAVRIKLNPVKKHLRDKSVVLVDDSIVRGTTSRRIIDLVEDNGAKEVHIRVGSPPIKAPCYLGVDMPTREELIAHNHSCDEVCKKIGATSLHHISIEALIRATGHAPEDLCTGCLTGVYPLKIGNEKACTRHIDFISGTYQSDLKTFGKEETIK, encoded by the coding sequence ATGTGCGGAATCGTTGGCATTGTCGATGCTGGCGGCGTCTCTTACCCGCTGTATTATGCCCTCTATGCTCTTCAGCACAGGGGGCAGGAAAGTGCGGGAATTACCACTTTTGACGGCAAAGCTCTTCATAAACACAAGGCTCAGGGGCTTGTTGCCGAAGTTTTCGATGTTGATAGTTTATCAGGACTTTTGGGTAATGCAGGCATAGGCCATGTGCGCTATCCGACAACTGGTGAAAAAATACCGGAAAACATTCAGCCCTTCAATTTTACGTTTCAAAAGAAAAAAATCTCCATTGCACACAATGGAAATCTGACCAATACTCAGGATTTGCGGCGTGAATTTGAAGAAAGAGGACAGATATTCTGCACTTCTACAGATACCGAGGTTATAGGCAACATAATCGTTGACGAATTAAGGCATTCCAGTAGCATGCAGGACGCTGTTTTGGCATGCATGAAAAGGCTTGAAGGCTCTTATTCTGTTGTCGTTTTAATAGATGACAAGATATACGCATTTCGTGATCCGCTGGGAATACGTCCGCTTTGTCTTGGTAAGACGCCGGAAGGCTATATTGTATGCTCTGAGTCAGTTGCAGTGGATGCCTTAAATGGCGAGTTTATTCGTGATGTAAAACCCGGAGAGATGATAACAATCTCAAAGGAAGGAATAAAATGTGTCCAGATTGCGCAGGCATCCTGCTGTGGTTTTTGTATCTTTGAATATATCTATTTTGCACGTGCTGATTCTGTAATTGACGGACAACTTGTTTATGATGTAAGAAGAAGGATTGGAAAATCCCTGCATCTGGAAGCTCCTGTTGATGCTGATATTATATCTCCTGTGCCTGATTCCGGAACAGCACATGCAACGGGATATTCTGAAAGTTCAGGTATTCCTTTCCGTGAGGGTTTAATCAAAAACCGCTACATCGGCAGGACTTTTATTATGCCTAATCAGAAGGCCCGGGAGAACGCAGTCAGAATCAAACTGAATCCTGTAAAAAAGCATCTGAGAGATAAGTCTGTAGTCCTTGTCGATGATTCAATTGTCAGAGGAACAACCTCAAGAAGAATTATTGATCTTGTAGAGGACAATGGTGCAAAAGAGGTTCATATCAGAGTTGGTTCACCCCCTATAAAAGCGCCGTGTTATCTTGGCGTTGATATGCCAACAAGAGAGGAGCTTATTGCACACAATCATTCATGTGATGAGGTCTGCAAAAAAATAGGTGCAACTTCTCTTCACCATATCTCAATTGAAGCGTTAATCCGTGCAACAGGACATGCACCTGAAGATCTCTGCACAGGATGCCTGACAGGTGTATATCCTCTAAAGATTGGCAATGAAAAAGCATGCACAAGACACATAGATTTTATCTCAGGAACATATCAGTCTGATTTAAAGACTTTTGGAAAGGAAGAGACAATAAAATAG
- a CDS encoding PKD domain-containing protein has protein sequence MPETRSVLRLFLLLISICIIVPHSFALEYSVPGNTGYITTDCTIRGNTEISGNNAAWVEIDGYYQTLVLHNLKMGDDTKISKSRYTEFLPSMSDEFLVWSTKTTINSPSQIVMYNLSSKEYLYASYYPANQGMPDLSGDYLVWLDGRYFGFTNIFLKNVKNGGEGLFWESKTSDKKSLQVNDGYVFWVEKDVLYKRAVSGGVPEELEENFNSDFCVSDGKIVWDEKRNGFLVVVILDIKSRQKTVLSGNGWDIKHPYISGDIVVYEDCRSGDSDIYLYDLITKTSAVVCKKQGDQVYPKIDGYNLIWTDKAFSCSNINSFVIDSHAEPEISFSTGDSVTDGLAPLEVMFFGASTLTPGYFVEYLWDFGDGQTSKEAAPVHTYMNPGKYNVSLTVTNEFGTDLYTIPDCIIIGELPKIDFTFEETKGLYPFTTRFHEVSSGDIESRMWDFGDGTGSVLRNPYHIFRYAGQYTVSLTLSNKYGEVTEIKENLIDVGGAPGAAFVYSYDETSTDAHPVVKFMDASSGDPDSWLWYFGDETFSTEQNPVHIYEKPGMYDVSLKVSNRYAEDIKTEYGVIQSKISEYPLEELMIVPNEAGFIPGDTMQFVAAAKDSSGQTRLINPKWSISNKTVAIIDGFGTITAINIGTAVVTAEYEDISAVSLIEVGAKNYARSSALPALVMTDIPEELNEDTKKLIRIFYRSSD, from the coding sequence ATGCCAGAAACCAGATCAGTATTACGCCTCTTTCTTCTGCTTATATCTATATGCATCATCGTGCCGCACAGTTTTGCACTTGAGTATTCAGTGCCCGGAAATACTGGTTATATAACAACGGACTGCACAATCCGCGGAAATACCGAAATATCTGGAAACAACGCCGCATGGGTTGAAATAGACGGATATTACCAGACGCTTGTTTTACATAATCTTAAAATGGGTGATGATACAAAAATATCGAAATCACGATATACTGAGTTTTTGCCTTCAATGTCAGACGAATTTTTAGTCTGGAGTACGAAGACAACAATCAATTCCCCTTCACAGATTGTGATGTATAATCTCTCTTCCAAAGAATATCTTTATGCCTCATATTATCCGGCAAATCAGGGAATGCCGGATTTATCCGGTGATTATCTTGTATGGCTTGACGGGCGCTACTTTGGGTTTACAAATATTTTTCTGAAAAACGTAAAAAACGGTGGCGAGGGTCTTTTTTGGGAGTCTAAGACGAGTGACAAGAAATCTTTGCAGGTAAATGACGGATATGTCTTCTGGGTGGAAAAGGACGTGTTATACAAAAGAGCAGTCTCCGGAGGAGTGCCTGAAGAATTGGAGGAAAATTTCAATTCAGACTTTTGTGTCTCTGATGGTAAAATCGTCTGGGATGAGAAGAGGAATGGCTTTTTAGTCGTTGTTATTCTTGATATAAAAAGCCGGCAAAAGACTGTTTTATCAGGAAACGGGTGGGACATAAAGCATCCGTATATTTCCGGTGATATTGTTGTATATGAAGACTGCAGGTCAGGTGATTCTGATATATATCTCTATGATTTAATCACCAAAACATCAGCAGTGGTGTGCAAAAAACAGGGAGATCAGGTATATCCAAAAATAGACGGATATAATTTAATCTGGACTGATAAAGCATTTTCATGCTCAAATATAAATTCGTTTGTTATTGATTCTCACGCTGAGCCTGAAATTTCGTTTTCTACCGGAGATTCGGTGACAGACGGTCTTGCCCCTCTGGAGGTTATGTTTTTTGGAGCATCGACACTGACTCCCGGATATTTTGTTGAATATCTCTGGGATTTTGGTGACGGGCAAACATCAAAAGAAGCAGCGCCGGTTCATACTTACATGAATCCGGGGAAATACAATGTTTCACTGACGGTCACAAACGAATTTGGAACAGATCTCTATACAATTCCTGACTGTATAATAATCGGAGAACTACCAAAGATTGATTTCACATTTGAAGAGACAAAAGGCCTGTATCCGTTTACAACCAGATTCCACGAGGTTTCATCAGGTGATATTGAAAGCAGGATGTGGGACTTTGGTGATGGAACAGGCTCTGTTCTTAGAAATCCGTATCATATCTTCAGGTATGCAGGACAATACACAGTAAGCCTGACACTTTCAAACAAATACGGTGAAGTCACAGAGATAAAGGAGAATCTGATTGATGTGGGTGGAGCGCCTGGTGCGGCGTTTGTCTACAGCTATGATGAAACCTCAACTGATGCACATCCGGTTGTAAAATTCATGGATGCTTCATCCGGAGATCCTGACTCCTGGCTATGGTATTTCGGTGATGAAACATTCTCAACAGAGCAGAATCCTGTTCATATCTACGAAAAGCCGGGAATGTATGATGTGAGCCTTAAGGTTTCAAACCGTTATGCTGAGGACATAAAGACTGAATATGGTGTAATCCAGTCGAAAATATCGGAGTATCCTCTTGAAGAATTAATGATTGTTCCAAATGAGGCAGGTTTTATCCCCGGTGATACCATGCAGTTTGTTGCGGCGGCTAAGGATTCGTCCGGACAGACAAGACTGATAAATCCAAAATGGAGTATTTCTAATAAAACAGTTGCAATAATTGACGGATTTGGAACTATCACTGCGATTAATATTGGAACAGCTGTTGTTACAGCAGAATATGAAGATATATCAGCAGTTTCTCTGATTGAGGTGGGGGCAAAGAACTATGCGCGCAGTAGTGCTCTCCCTGCACTTGTAATGACAGATATTCCGGAGGAGCTGAATGAGGATACAAAGAAGCTAATTCGTATCTTTTATCGCAGTTCTGATTAA
- the trxA gene encoding thioredoxin, which yields MADNNFADDAEDTNILDDELSQLRKQRLLDIEKRLMKDEDCSVTSINDLTFREFVKINKHVVVDMWAEWCGPCRRVAPVIEELSEEFCGQVSFAKCNTDESPSITNELMITAIPTLLFFSGGEICDRLAGAYPKENLKARIISAFQL from the coding sequence ATGGCAGACAATAATTTTGCAGATGATGCAGAGGATACAAATATTTTGGATGATGAATTATCACAACTTCGAAAACAGAGGCTTTTGGATATTGAAAAAAGACTTATGAAAGATGAGGATTGCAGTGTCACTTCTATAAATGACCTCACATTCAGAGAGTTTGTAAAGATTAACAAACACGTGGTTGTCGATATGTGGGCGGAATGGTGCGGGCCGTGCAGAAGGGTTGCACCTGTGATTGAGGAACTTTCTGAGGAATTCTGTGGTCAGGTTTCATTTGCAAAATGCAATACTGATGAAAGTCCTTCTATCACAAATGAATTAATGATAACTGCGATTCCAACTCTGCTTTTCTTCTCCGGCGGAGAAATTTGTGACAGGCTTGCAGGCGCATATCCAAAAGAGAATCTTAAAGCGAGAATTATCTCGGCATTTCAGCTTTAA